A genome region from Arthrobacter agilis includes the following:
- a CDS encoding serine hydrolase codes for MRHRPPRGTAVAAVLVTVLAGCTLPPGAVPTGTAPDQGITVTTGAAPNQDVVALPEGSIDTAVEELPGIVQAALQRTGVPGAAVAVVHGGETVFAEGYGVRKLGEDGAVDADTVFQIASLSKPVGATVVAREVSQGVVEWTTPVADLLSGFELEDPWVSTHATIGDFYAHRTGLPPAAGDLLEDIGYDRDYIIDHLRHQPLNPFRASYGYANFGTTIGAEAVAAAAGTDWESLSEEQLYKPLGMDRTSSRHDDFLGRENRATLHTRVADRTFEPLYERDADAQAPAGGVSSTVDDLSRWMTLILASGTYDGEELLEEKALLPAISAQSISSHPTAADQRAGQYGFGFGVGVHPGGRVSLSHSGAFNLGAATTVVMMPSADVGIVVLTNASPVGAPEAIAAAFLDEVQFGHATRDWVEAYGKATANLSLPAGDLPGVPAPTDPAPAQTLSAYTGEYTNEYFGTATVTEEDGSLVLAVGPEGGTTAVLEHWDADTFAFTPRGENAPKGSLSSVVFALDGGTATSMTVDFFQSQSGDLGTWRRAG; via the coding sequence ATGCGTCATCGTCCCCCGAGGGGCACCGCCGTCGCGGCCGTGCTCGTCACCGTCCTCGCCGGCTGCACCCTTCCTCCGGGAGCGGTCCCCACCGGCACCGCTCCCGACCAGGGCATCACGGTCACCACCGGTGCCGCCCCCAACCAGGACGTGGTCGCACTGCCGGAGGGCAGCATCGACACGGCAGTGGAGGAACTGCCGGGCATCGTGCAGGCCGCCCTGCAGCGCACCGGCGTCCCCGGTGCGGCGGTCGCCGTCGTGCACGGCGGCGAGACGGTCTTCGCCGAAGGCTACGGCGTGCGGAAGCTCGGCGAGGACGGGGCGGTCGACGCCGACACCGTCTTCCAGATCGCCTCGCTGTCCAAGCCCGTCGGAGCAACCGTGGTCGCCCGCGAGGTGTCGCAGGGCGTCGTCGAGTGGACCACGCCCGTCGCGGACCTGCTCAGCGGCTTCGAACTCGAGGACCCGTGGGTCTCCACCCATGCCACGATCGGGGATTTCTACGCGCACCGCACGGGACTGCCGCCGGCCGCCGGTGATCTGCTCGAGGACATCGGCTACGACCGCGACTACATCATCGACCACCTCCGGCACCAGCCCCTGAACCCGTTCCGTGCCAGCTACGGCTACGCGAACTTCGGCACCACCATCGGGGCGGAAGCCGTGGCGGCGGCAGCGGGCACCGACTGGGAGTCCCTCTCGGAGGAGCAGCTGTACAAGCCGCTGGGCATGGACCGGACGAGCTCGCGGCACGACGACTTCCTCGGGCGCGAGAACCGGGCGACGCTGCACACGAGGGTCGCGGACAGGACCTTCGAGCCGCTCTACGAGCGCGACGCCGATGCGCAGGCCCCGGCGGGCGGCGTCTCCTCCACGGTCGACGACCTGTCCCGGTGGATGACGCTGATCCTCGCATCCGGCACGTACGACGGCGAGGAACTCCTCGAGGAGAAGGCCCTGCTGCCGGCCATCAGCGCCCAGAGCATCTCGTCCCATCCGACGGCCGCGGACCAGCGCGCCGGGCAGTACGGCTTCGGCTTCGGCGTGGGCGTGCACCCGGGCGGCCGGGTGAGCCTGAGCCATTCGGGAGCCTTCAACCTGGGTGCTGCGACGACCGTCGTGATGATGCCGTCCGCCGACGTGGGCATCGTCGTCCTGACCAACGCCTCCCCGGTCGGTGCGCCCGAGGCCATCGCGGCGGCGTTCCTCGACGAGGTGCAGTTCGGCCACGCCACCCGCGACTGGGTGGAGGCCTACGGGAAGGCGACGGCCAACCTCAGCCTGCCGGCGGGAGACCTGCCGGGCGTACCGGCCCCGACGGACCCGGCTCCCGCACAGACGCTGTCGGCCTACACGGGCGAGTACACGAACGAGTACTTCGGGACCGCGACGGTGACCGAGGAGGACGGATCCCTCGTCCTCGCCGTCGGCCCGGAGGGAGGAACGACCGCCGTCCTCGAGCACTGGGACGCCGATACCTTCGCCTTCACCCCGCGCGGCGAGAACGCACCGAAGGGCTCCCTGTCGTCGGTCGTCTTCGCCCTGGACGGCGGCACTGCCACCTCGATGACCGTCGACTTCTTCCAGTCGCAGTCCGGCGACCTCGGAACCTGGCGGCGAGCCGGCTGA
- a CDS encoding iron ABC transporter ATP-binding protein, whose amino-acid sequence MITVSHATKRYGTATVVDDVSCTIRGGVTSIIGPNGAGKSTLLSMMSRLLPLDAGRVEVDGLDVSTTPGMQLARTLSILRQENQLTVRLSVRDLVGFGRFPHNNGRPTTADREHIERALDYLDLTALADRFVDELSGGQRQRAFIAMVLAQDTEHILLDEPLNNLDMKHSVDMMRLLRRLADDLGKTVVLVIHDINFASCYSDTILALRDGALIQQGPPEEIMTPAVLHRVYDVEIQVEQIRGNRIGVYFA is encoded by the coding sequence GTGATCACCGTCAGCCATGCCACCAAGCGCTACGGGACCGCCACGGTGGTGGACGACGTCAGCTGCACGATCCGGGGCGGCGTCACCTCGATCATCGGTCCGAACGGCGCCGGCAAGTCCACCCTGCTGTCCATGATGAGCCGGCTCCTGCCGCTCGACGCCGGCCGCGTGGAGGTGGACGGGCTGGACGTCAGCACGACGCCGGGGATGCAGCTCGCCCGGACGCTGTCGATCCTGCGGCAGGAGAACCAGCTGACGGTCCGTCTGTCGGTGCGCGATCTCGTCGGGTTCGGCCGGTTCCCGCACAACAACGGCCGCCCCACCACGGCGGACCGCGAGCACATCGAGCGCGCGCTCGACTACCTGGACCTGACCGCCCTCGCCGACCGCTTCGTCGACGAACTCTCGGGAGGCCAGCGCCAGCGCGCGTTCATCGCGATGGTCCTCGCGCAGGACACCGAGCACATCCTGCTGGACGAGCCGCTCAACAACCTGGACATGAAGCACTCCGTGGACATGATGCGCCTGCTCCGCCGGCTCGCCGACGACCTCGGGAAGACCGTGGTGCTCGTGATCCACGACATCAACTTCGCGTCCTGCTACTCGGACACGATCCTGGCGCTGCGCGACGGCGCACTCATCCAGCAGGGCCCCCCGGAGGAGATCATGACGCCGGCCGTGCTCCACCGCGTGTACGACGTGGAGATCCAGGTGGAGCAGATCCGCGGCAACAGGATCGGCGTGTACTTCGCCTAG
- a CDS encoding HAD family hydrolase, whose product MAENTTEAAGGRAGVLFDVDGTLVDSNYQHTLAWWQAFRRFGHDVPAAEIHRAIGMGGDKLVAHLLGDDRDPDQDSELDATHGAIFSTFWPGLRAFEGAGDLVRRCADSGLTVVLASSASQQELEVLRRIIDADASITAATSSTDAENSKPSPDILQAALDAGGLDAAHAVFVGDSVWDVIAAAELKITTVGLASGGTSEAELRDAGAVEVYKDIRALLDAFDDGPLHRQAKPSSTAPAS is encoded by the coding sequence ATGGCGGAGAACACCACGGAAGCAGCAGGCGGACGGGCCGGAGTGCTGTTCGACGTCGACGGCACGCTCGTCGACTCCAACTACCAGCACACCCTCGCCTGGTGGCAGGCGTTCCGGCGGTTCGGCCACGACGTGCCGGCGGCCGAGATCCACCGGGCCATCGGGATGGGCGGGGACAAGCTCGTGGCGCACCTGCTCGGCGACGACCGCGACCCCGACCAGGACTCCGAGCTCGATGCGACGCACGGCGCCATCTTCTCCACGTTCTGGCCGGGCCTCCGCGCCTTCGAGGGCGCCGGCGACCTCGTGCGCCGCTGCGCCGACAGCGGCCTGACCGTGGTGCTCGCCTCCTCCGCCTCGCAGCAGGAACTCGAGGTCCTGCGCAGGATCATCGACGCCGACGCCTCCATCACCGCGGCCACGAGCTCCACGGACGCCGAGAACAGCAAACCCTCCCCCGACATCCTCCAGGCCGCGCTCGATGCCGGCGGGCTCGACGCCGCCCACGCGGTGTTCGTCGGCGACTCGGTGTGGGACGTCATCGCGGCGGCAGAACTGAAGATCACCACCGTCGGCCTCGCCTCGGGCGGCACCAGCGAAGCCGAACTGCGGGACGCCGGGGCCGTGGAGGTGTACAAGGACATCCGGGCGCTGCTCGACGCGTTCGACGACGGCCCGCTGCACCGGCAGGCGAAGCCGTCCTCCACCGCACCCGCCTCCTGA
- a CDS encoding PhzF family phenazine biosynthesis protein, which yields MEILRYAAFTDRPDGGNPAGVVLDADDLAPAQMQAIAADLGYAESAFVSRRVPGAATVRYFAPEAEIPFCGHATIATGVALAEREGPGRLVLSSPVGPLDLRTGMVDDRLVASLVTVGPWVAAIDPTVRAELLRHLRLAEEDLTDDLPVMLSFAGNVHPIVAVRDTAILRRLDYDYDGLKQLMAAQGWGATVAVVHRLAPHVFEARNPFPPGGVREDPATGSAAASLGAYLRALGRIAPPVRLTVHQGADVGRPSVITVDVPPDGGLTVSGGAVRISG from the coding sequence ATGGAGATCCTCCGCTACGCGGCGTTCACGGACCGGCCCGACGGCGGCAATCCCGCGGGCGTGGTGCTCGACGCCGACGACCTGGCGCCGGCGCAGATGCAGGCCATCGCCGCCGACCTCGGCTACGCGGAGAGCGCGTTCGTCTCGCGCAGGGTGCCCGGCGCCGCGACCGTCCGGTACTTCGCGCCCGAGGCGGAGATTCCCTTCTGCGGGCATGCCACGATCGCCACCGGCGTCGCGCTCGCCGAGCGGGAGGGGCCGGGACGGCTGGTCCTGTCATCGCCGGTGGGTCCGCTCGACCTGCGGACCGGGATGGTGGACGACCGCCTCGTCGCATCCCTCGTGACGGTCGGGCCCTGGGTCGCCGCGATCGACCCCACGGTACGGGCGGAGCTCCTGCGGCACCTCCGCCTCGCGGAGGAGGACCTGACGGATGACCTGCCCGTGATGCTGTCCTTCGCCGGCAACGTCCACCCGATCGTGGCCGTCCGCGACACCGCGATCCTCAGGCGCCTGGACTACGACTACGACGGGCTGAAGCAGCTCATGGCCGCCCAGGGCTGGGGCGCGACGGTCGCCGTCGTCCACCGCCTGGCGCCCCACGTCTTCGAGGCCCGCAACCCGTTCCCGCCCGGCGGGGTCCGCGAGGATCCCGCCACGGGGTCGGCCGCCGCGTCGCTCGGCGCGTACCTCCGTGCGCTGGGCAGGATCGCACCACCGGTCAGGCTGACGGTCCATCAGGGCGCCGACGTGGGCCGGCCCTCCGTCATCACGGTGGACGTCCCGCCGGACGGCGGCCTGACGGTCTCGGGCGGAGCGGTCCGCATCAGCGGATAG
- a CDS encoding sensor histidine kinase has translation MPTPRGIRSSLPRSLGRALVLLAISALVLGTVHLALVLPGAGDARWVHLLFIVVFWVYVAAGLVAWWRRPSNRMGALIVIGGLALFAGSLADTTVPVLPVIGTITATAVLAVAFHLLHAFPSGRLRSRASRVTVAAGYGVALVLQAPLYLFDPGAPAPLSVADRPDLLMLGSTVQRACGIAVAVATTAILARRLIRSDAAHRRVLGPLFAYGIVAVILIPASASLFEAVLGMPALVRAAVQAVLLGGIPVAFALGVLRGGFARTGELEELGTWLGTTGGARPSLTAALRHALGDASLDIVFWVPDSRTWVDAAGARVGLPTAGDERSSVEVEVGGRTVGAIVYDASLLADPDPVRTAGRVVAIAVERERLTAELLASQDALRASRARLVATADRERRRIAQNLHDGLQVQLVLLALEAQQVANAPGSTPDTREQATSLRKGIDDAAADLRRLVHDVMPSTLIEQGLSAATEDLVDRIPVPTRLHLGITDGALPGAIESTAYFVVAEGLANALKHSRAGAFTVRIERRGDRLLVEVHDDGVGGASFTAGRGLRGLADRVEVVNGRLEMQSALGHGTRLSAELPCVL, from the coding sequence ATGCCAACCCCTCGTGGGATCCGCTCGTCCCTGCCCCGATCGCTGGGCCGGGCACTCGTCCTGCTCGCGATCTCGGCGCTGGTCCTCGGGACGGTCCATCTGGCCCTGGTCCTGCCGGGTGCGGGCGACGCCCGCTGGGTGCACCTGCTGTTCATCGTGGTCTTCTGGGTGTACGTCGCGGCCGGCCTCGTGGCCTGGTGGAGGCGGCCGAGCAACCGGATGGGCGCCCTCATCGTGATCGGCGGGCTCGCCCTGTTCGCCGGGAGCCTGGCGGACACGACGGTCCCCGTACTCCCCGTCATCGGCACGATCACCGCGACGGCGGTCCTCGCGGTGGCCTTCCACCTCCTGCACGCCTTCCCGTCCGGCCGGCTGCGGAGCCGCGCCTCACGGGTGACCGTCGCTGCCGGCTACGGGGTCGCGCTGGTGCTCCAGGCCCCGCTCTACCTCTTCGACCCGGGAGCGCCCGCACCCCTGTCCGTGGCGGACCGACCCGATCTGCTGATGCTCGGGAGCACGGTGCAGCGCGCCTGCGGGATCGCCGTGGCGGTCGCCACCACCGCGATCCTGGCCCGGCGCCTCATCCGGTCCGACGCCGCGCACCGCCGGGTGCTCGGCCCGCTGTTCGCCTACGGGATCGTGGCCGTGATCCTCATCCCGGCCAGCGCCTCCCTGTTCGAGGCCGTCCTCGGCATGCCGGCGTTGGTGCGTGCCGCCGTACAGGCGGTGCTCCTCGGCGGCATCCCGGTCGCCTTCGCCCTCGGGGTGCTGCGCGGCGGGTTCGCGCGCACGGGCGAACTCGAGGAGCTCGGGACGTGGCTCGGAACCACGGGCGGCGCCAGGCCGTCCCTGACCGCAGCCCTCCGCCACGCCCTCGGGGACGCCTCCCTCGACATCGTCTTCTGGGTGCCGGACAGCCGCACCTGGGTGGACGCAGCCGGCGCGCGGGTGGGCTTGCCGACCGCGGGCGACGAACGGTCCAGCGTCGAGGTCGAGGTCGGCGGCCGCACGGTGGGGGCGATCGTGTACGACGCGTCCCTGCTCGCCGACCCGGACCCCGTCCGCACCGCCGGCCGGGTGGTGGCGATCGCCGTGGAACGCGAACGGCTCACCGCCGAGCTGCTGGCGAGCCAGGACGCCCTGCGCGCCTCGCGCGCCCGGCTGGTCGCCACCGCCGACCGGGAGCGTCGGCGCATCGCGCAGAACCTGCACGACGGGCTCCAGGTACAGCTCGTGCTCCTCGCGCTCGAGGCCCAGCAGGTGGCGAACGCGCCCGGGTCGACACCCGACACCCGCGAGCAGGCGACGTCGCTGCGGAAGGGCATCGACGACGCCGCCGCAGACCTCCGCCGCCTGGTGCACGACGTCATGCCCTCGACGCTGATCGAACAGGGACTCTCGGCCGCCACGGAGGACCTCGTGGACCGCATCCCGGTCCCGACCCGCCTGCATCTCGGCATCACCGACGGCGCCCTGCCCGGGGCGATCGAGAGCACCGCCTACTTCGTCGTCGCGGAAGGACTCGCGAACGCACTCAAGCACTCCAGGGCCGGGGCGTTCACCGTGCGCATCGAGCGCCGTGGCGACCGGCTCCTGGTCGAGGTGCACGACGACGGCGTCGGAGGCGCGTCCTTCACGGCCGGACGCGGACTACGCGGGCTGGCGGACCGCGTCGAGGTCGTCAACGGGCGGCTGGAGATGCAGAGCGCCCTGGGCCACGGGACGCGGCTGAGTGCGGAGCTGCCATGCGTGTTGTGA
- a CDS encoding response regulator — MRVVIGEDEALLRQGLMLVLEQGGFDVVAAVPDAVQLLDAVARHQPDLVVTDIRMPPTRTDEGLVAALRIRSEHPDTAIVVLSQYVQRRYAVELLTDRPAKVGYLLKQRIADVDAFRADLRRVARGGTALDPDVVDIMVKRARRARDDMARLTPRQQEVLALMAEGRSNAWIAARLVVTEKAVVQHSSRIYETLGLPVTVDDHRRVLAVIRYLAQ; from the coding sequence ATGCGTGTTGTGATCGGCGAGGACGAGGCGCTGCTGCGGCAGGGGCTGATGCTCGTCCTCGAACAGGGCGGGTTCGACGTCGTCGCGGCGGTACCGGATGCCGTCCAGCTGCTCGACGCCGTGGCACGGCACCAGCCGGATCTCGTCGTGACCGACATCCGCATGCCGCCGACGCGCACCGACGAGGGACTCGTCGCCGCGCTCCGCATCCGGTCGGAGCACCCGGACACGGCGATCGTCGTGCTCTCGCAGTACGTGCAGCGGCGCTACGCCGTCGAGCTGCTCACCGACCGTCCGGCGAAGGTGGGCTACCTGCTGAAGCAGCGCATCGCCGACGTCGACGCCTTCCGCGCGGATCTGCGGCGGGTCGCCCGCGGCGGCACGGCCCTCGACCCCGACGTCGTGGACATCATGGTGAAACGGGCCCGGCGCGCGCGGGATGACATGGCACGGCTGACCCCGCGCCAGCAGGAGGTGCTCGCGCTGATGGCGGAGGGGCGCAGCAACGCCTGGATCGCGGCGCGGCTCGTCGTGACGGAGAAGGCCGTGGTGCAGCACTCCTCCCGCATCTACGAGACGCTCGGCCTGCCGGTCACCGTGGACGACCACCGCCGGGTCCTCGCCGTGATCCGCTACCTGGCGCAGTAG
- a CDS encoding DUF503 domain-containing protein, protein MWIGFIEFDVLLGDVHSLKGKRSVVRPLVSDLRRKFELSVAEVGHQDLHRRAVVGAGVVGGDRQHVVDVLDRVERYVAARPEMELLSARRRLLSSED, encoded by the coding sequence ATGTGGATCGGGTTCATCGAGTTCGACGTCCTGCTCGGTGACGTGCATTCACTGAAGGGCAAGCGCTCGGTGGTGCGCCCCCTGGTGTCGGATCTCCGCCGGAAGTTCGAGCTCTCCGTCGCCGAGGTCGGGCACCAGGACCTGCACCGCCGGGCGGTCGTCGGGGCCGGGGTGGTCGGAGGGGACCGGCAGCACGTGGTGGACGTGCTGGATCGCGTGGAGCGGTACGTCGCGGCGCGGCCGGAGATGGAACTCCTCAGTGCCCGACGGCGGCTCCTCAGCAGCGAGGACTAG
- a CDS encoding LacI family DNA-binding transcriptional regulator produces the protein MPPTRPRNRRATINDVATAAGLSRGTVSRVVNGERYVSDEARVAVEDAIAKVGYVRNSAARNLVTQESRAIALIIHEPHSLLFEDPNIGSILLGANAVLSKADYQLVSLIIDSDRDSRRVADYLRGGLVDGAVIVSARASDPIASAVRDIGVPAAFVGHPPGTPDLPYVAIDNVAAAFAITQRLVGTGRRRIGMIASAMDRDSGNDRFTGFRAALGERFDASLVVEYPLYTYAAGLEGMQELLRRCPEIDGVFAASDAVAAGAMTALQESGRKVPDDVGIVGFDDSSWALRTRPQLSTVKQPADLLGSTAAELVLAQIRGLPSPVQVLDTTVVWRDSA, from the coding sequence ATGCCCCCGACGCGCCCCCGGAACCGCCGGGCGACCATCAACGACGTCGCCACCGCGGCCGGGCTCTCGCGGGGAACGGTCTCGCGGGTCGTCAACGGCGAGCGCTACGTCTCGGACGAAGCCCGCGTCGCCGTCGAGGATGCCATCGCCAAGGTCGGGTACGTGCGGAACTCGGCCGCCCGGAACCTGGTCACGCAGGAATCGCGCGCGATCGCCCTGATCATCCACGAGCCCCACTCGCTCCTGTTCGAGGACCCCAACATCGGCTCCATCCTCCTGGGGGCCAACGCCGTCCTGTCGAAGGCCGACTACCAGCTGGTCTCCCTCATCATCGACTCGGACCGGGACAGCCGCAGGGTCGCGGACTACCTCCGGGGCGGGCTGGTCGACGGCGCGGTGATCGTCTCCGCCCGTGCGTCGGACCCCATCGCGTCCGCCGTGCGCGACATCGGCGTCCCCGCGGCCTTCGTCGGGCATCCGCCCGGCACGCCCGATCTCCCCTATGTGGCCATCGACAATGTCGCGGCGGCCTTCGCTATCACCCAGCGTCTCGTCGGCACGGGCCGGCGGCGCATCGGCATGATCGCGAGCGCCATGGACCGGGACTCCGGGAACGACCGGTTCACGGGGTTCCGGGCTGCCCTGGGCGAGCGCTTCGACGCCTCGCTGGTGGTCGAGTACCCCCTCTACACCTACGCGGCGGGCCTGGAGGGCATGCAGGAACTGCTGCGCCGCTGCCCGGAGATCGACGGTGTGTTCGCCGCGTCCGACGCCGTCGCCGCGGGTGCCATGACGGCGCTGCAGGAGTCGGGGCGCAAGGTGCCCGACGACGTCGGGATCGTCGGGTTCGACGACAGCAGCTGGGCCCTGAGGACCAGGCCGCAGCTCTCGACCGTCAAGCAGCCCGCCGACCTGCTGGGCAGTACCGCCGCCGAGCTGGTCCTCGCGCAGATCCGGGGCCTGCCGAGCCCCGTGCAGGTGCTGGACACCACGGTCGTCTGGCGCGATTCGGCCTGA
- a CDS encoding class I SAM-dependent methyltransferase — translation MASENIADILTPEGWELLNSLGPYTEADSLRLTEQLRKAGHSPGTVAAALTQSRLRAKASAKFGPFAEHMVFTAAGLEQATRLTVAARHAQRFVDAGLVRVADLGCGLGADSMALATLDREVTAVELDETTAAAATMNLLPFPNARVVNADASAVDTAEYDGVWLDPARRTTTTSGTSRLFDPEAFSPPLSFAQHLADGGKPVGVKMGPGMPHASVPSACEAQWVSVDGDVTEVALWFNALRRDGVRRAALVVGPQGSAEMVSAAEFGHGPTAAVGEPGGYLYEPDGAVIRAELVADLAGRLGGHLLDPMIAYICAPSYTDTPFARAYRVLEVRPYSVKALKAWVRSEGIGVLDIKKRGLSVTPEEVRRQLLNGSGKGRKKATLVLTRIGDERVAIVVEPVTAP, via the coding sequence ATGGCTTCGGAGAACATCGCGGACATCCTGACCCCCGAGGGCTGGGAGCTGCTGAACTCGCTCGGGCCCTATACCGAGGCCGACAGCCTGCGGCTCACGGAGCAGCTGCGGAAGGCGGGCCACTCCCCCGGGACCGTCGCCGCAGCACTCACGCAGTCGCGGCTCCGCGCGAAGGCGTCCGCGAAGTTCGGGCCGTTCGCGGAGCACATGGTCTTCACGGCGGCAGGACTCGAGCAGGCCACGCGCCTGACCGTCGCCGCCCGCCACGCGCAGCGGTTCGTGGACGCCGGGCTCGTGCGGGTCGCCGACCTCGGCTGCGGCCTCGGCGCGGACAGCATGGCGCTGGCCACCCTCGACCGGGAGGTCACGGCCGTCGAGCTCGACGAGACCACGGCGGCCGCCGCGACGATGAACCTGCTGCCCTTCCCCAACGCACGCGTCGTCAACGCGGACGCGTCCGCCGTGGACACCGCGGAGTACGACGGCGTGTGGCTCGATCCTGCCCGCCGGACCACGACGACGTCGGGCACCTCCCGCCTCTTCGACCCCGAGGCGTTCTCGCCTCCGCTCTCCTTCGCCCAGCACCTCGCCGACGGCGGGAAGCCCGTGGGCGTGAAGATGGGGCCGGGCATGCCGCACGCGTCCGTCCCGTCCGCGTGCGAGGCGCAGTGGGTCTCCGTGGACGGCGACGTCACCGAGGTGGCGCTCTGGTTCAACGCGCTCCGGCGCGACGGCGTCCGCCGGGCGGCGCTCGTCGTCGGCCCGCAGGGGTCCGCGGAGATGGTGTCCGCGGCGGAGTTCGGGCACGGCCCGACGGCGGCGGTCGGCGAGCCGGGCGGCTACCTCTACGAGCCCGACGGCGCCGTCATCCGCGCCGAGCTCGTCGCGGATCTCGCCGGACGGCTCGGCGGGCACCTGCTGGACCCGATGATCGCCTACATCTGCGCCCCCTCGTACACGGACACCCCCTTCGCCCGCGCCTACCGCGTGCTCGAGGTGCGCCCCTACAGCGTGAAGGCACTGAAGGCCTGGGTGCGCAGCGAGGGCATCGGCGTCCTCGACATCAAGAAGCGCGGGTTGTCGGTGACACCGGAGGAGGTGCGCAGGCAACTGCTGAACGGATCGGGCAAGGGACGGAAGAAGGCCACCCTCGTGCTGACCCGCATCGGCGACGAGCGCGTGGCGATCGTCGTCGAGCCCGTGACGGCCCCCTGA
- the ybaK gene encoding Cys-tRNA(Pro) deacylase, translated as MGRRATGPRSTPALAALTAAGIAFTARPYEHEQGVSSYGLEAATALGVAPARVFKTLMASADGSLVAAVVPVTGTLDLKALAAALGRRRAAMADPAVAQRRTGYVLGGISPLGQRHPSPVVVDRSALDHPTVFVSGGQRGLDIELAPGDLIAATQALIAPIAGH; from the coding sequence GTGGGCAGAAGAGCGACGGGCCCGCGCAGCACCCCGGCCCTGGCCGCGCTCACGGCGGCCGGCATCGCGTTCACGGCCCGCCCCTACGAGCACGAGCAGGGTGTCTCCTCCTACGGGCTGGAGGCCGCCACCGCCCTCGGCGTCGCACCTGCGCGGGTCTTCAAGACCCTGATGGCCAGTGCCGACGGATCGCTCGTGGCCGCCGTCGTGCCCGTCACGGGAACGCTGGACCTGAAGGCCCTGGCCGCCGCTCTCGGCAGGCGGAGGGCTGCGATGGCGGACCCCGCGGTCGCCCAGCGCCGCACGGGCTACGTCCTCGGAGGGATCTCCCCCCTGGGCCAGCGCCACCCCTCCCCCGTGGTCGTCGATCGCTCCGCCCTGGACCACCCCACCGTCTTCGTCTCCGGCGGACAGCGCGGCCTGGACATCGAACTGGCGCCCGGGGACCTGATCGCCGCCACGCAGGCACTCATCGCACCCATCGCCGGCCACTGA